One genomic segment of Engraulis encrasicolus isolate BLACKSEA-1 unplaced genomic scaffold, IST_EnEncr_1.0 scaffold_140_np1212, whole genome shotgun sequence includes these proteins:
- the LOC134442285 gene encoding uncharacterized protein LOC134442285, translating into MENTTVVRVKYKDQKKYVFSPTTFTFESFLECVARKFDLPTMDIKVFDESRTEVDQEAFAYLMKQPDVHVLEIDIPETTSEDSVSSGSLADAEASSGSDDTVILTSSPRQSKQGEERRLAQMVEDILKGSPGGDKIMNEYARTKYLSDSRRRDLVKILVAHMTNEHGTSPPRRVKEDYALGIISLFPYLADPRSKLGYEHYYNAEDGSGYLAWRIKTLQKEASEGRVKRPRPSQAGGPSVDRDPCKEGNWLSDERQCQEAIALMKHTADESVVKEKMRLTLVYRQKILRDTDKSTDILSIFPRFMDIPGLIEQDFALLFGDSTSAKLMEKWSTNIKPKVIAQSRGLTQTADLQDLIQNALSTEVEEGWDSDMSSILLLVHLLPPSNPGRKRPGKISAHRACGHVVKFIKTGASIQGHLEGITQSVQPYLLAVGPKKSMIQSYFIVVDKQALPCKSSNSLTAFDELFKAHYVFGTTYCHELTNVFTFLQTTIYDIDVEITKVNPRVAELRARMLQ; encoded by the exons ATGGAAAACACCACCGTTGTCAGAGTGAAATATAAAGATCAGAAGAAATATGTGTTTTCTCCAACAACATTTACATTCGAGTCATTTTTGGAATGTG TTGCCAGGAAATTTGACCTTCCGACAATGGACATTaaagtctttgatgagtcaaggACCGAGGTTGATCAGGAAGCTTTTGCATACTTGATGAAGCAGCCAGATGTTCATGTCCTGGAAATTGATATCCCAGAGACAACATCTGAAG ATTCTGTTAGCTCAGGCTCCCTTGCTGATGCTGAGGCTAGTTCTGGATCTGATGACACTGTGATACTGACCTCTAGCCCAAGACAATCAAAGCAAGGAGAGGAACGTCGTCTTGCCCAA ATGGTTGAAGACATCTTAAAAGGAAGCCCAGGAGGGGACAAGATCATGAATGAATATGCTCGGACAAAGTACCTGTCAGATAGCAGAAGGCGTGACCTGGTGAAGATATTGGTTGCTCATATGACAAATGAACATGG aaCAAGCCCGCCTCGGCGTGTGAAGGAAGACTACGCACTGGGTATCATCTCCCTCTTCCCCTATTTGGCTGACCCAAGGAGCAAGCTTGGCTAT GAACATTATTACAACGCAGAAGATGGAAGTGGCTATTTGGCTTGGAGAATTAAAACTCTGCAGAAAGAAGCATCAGAGGGACGAGTTAAACGTCCACGACCTTCACAAGCAG GTGGGCCATCTGTTGATAGAGATCCTTGCAAGGAAGGCAATTGGTTGAGCGATGAACGCCAGTGTCAGGAAGCAATTGCTCTGATGAAGCACACAGCTGATGAATCGGTGGTGAAGGAAAAGATGAGGTTGACCCTAGTCTATCGCCAGAAGATTCTGCGTGACACTGACAAATCAACTGATATCCTATCCATTTTTCCAAGATTCATGGACATACCAGGCCTG ATTGAGCAGGATTTTGCACTTCTCTTTGGTGACTCAACCTCTGCAAAGctgatggagaaatggtccaccaACATAAAACCAAAAGTCATTGCACAGAGCCGTGGCCTGACACAGACTGCGGATCTCCAAGACCTCATCCAGAATGCTCTCTCTACTGAAGTTGAAGAAG GTTGGGACAGTGACATGTCGTCCATACTGTTGCTGGTCCACCTTCTACCACCCTCCAATCCAGGGCGCAAAAGGCCAGGAAAGATTTCCGCTCATCGAGCCTGTGGTCATGTGGTGAAATTCATCAAG ACTGGTGCCAGCATTCAGGGCCATTTGGAGGGCATCACACAGAGTGTCCAGCCATATCTACTTGCAGTTGGACCAAAGAAAAGTATGATCCAATCTTACTTCATTGTTGTTGACAAACAGGCCTTGCCATGCAAGTCCTCCAATTCACTGACTGCATTCGATGAGCTTTTTAAAGCTCATTATGTTTTCGGTACCACTTACTGCCATGAGCTCACAAATGTGTTCACTTTCTTGCAAACAACCATCTATGACATAGATGTTGAAATTACCAAAGTCAATCCAAGAGTAGCTGAGCTTAGAGCAAGAATGCTGCAGTAG